From Scytonema millei VB511283, the proteins below share one genomic window:
- a CDS encoding Nif3-like dinuclear metal center hexameric protein → MPYLNDLAQFLDRFFAIERYSTSERGGVYIPSTRPISRIGLALEPWENLPQWVEQQKLDALFLHRPWNFQAELLPDIGVLSYHLAFDECMTLGFNSRLADVLSMSDLEVLGEKQGRAIGAIGNIPQQKIAEYLHCITEIFGGREEVHLGKAIEVSRIAVVGGMNDELVREAATRGAHLYVTGQMRQPAIEALKETGISAIAVGHRRCEQWGLKSLAGLLRDRWSGLSVISYQ, encoded by the coding sequence ATGCCTTACTTAAACGATTTAGCTCAATTTCTCGATCGCTTTTTCGCGATCGAGCGCTATTCTACTTCTGAAAGGGGTGGTGTTTACATCCCATCAACGCGCCCAATTAGTAGAATAGGACTAGCTTTGGAGCCGTGGGAAAATTTACCCCAATGGGTGGAGCAACAAAAATTGGATGCTCTGTTTCTCCATCGTCCTTGGAATTTCCAAGCGGAATTATTGCCAGATATTGGGGTCTTATCCTATCACTTGGCTTTTGACGAGTGCATGACATTGGGGTTTAATTCCCGTCTAGCGGATGTATTATCTATGTCAGACTTGGAGGTACTGGGAGAAAAACAAGGGCGAGCGATTGGGGCGATCGGCAACATACCCCAGCAAAAGATCGCGGAATATTTACATTGCATTACCGAAATTTTTGGCGGACGAGAGGAAGTACATTTAGGTAAAGCAATCGAAGTTTCACGTATAGCAGTTGTAGGAGGAATGAACGATGAACTAGTTAGGGAAGCTGCAACACGCGGCGCTCATCTGTATGTAACCGGACAAATGCGCCAGCCAGCTATTGAAGCTTTGAAGGAAACAGGAATTAGCGCGATCGCAGTCGGACATCGCCGTTGCGAGCAATGGGGTTTAAAATCCCTTGCCGGACTGTTGCGCGATCGCTGGTCTGGGTTATCAGTTATCAGTTATCAGTGA
- a CDS encoding universal stress protein, with product MTKKGKHKIFIGMAPGVGKTYRMLDEGHALKREGIDVVIGLLETHGRKETAQKAEGLEIVPRQQIQRSGMTLTEMDTEAIIKRSPQLVLVDELAHTNVPDSIHEKRYQDVEDILRAGIDVYSTVNIQHLESLNDLVARITGIVVRERVPDRLLDEADEVVVVDVTPETLEERLLEGKIYASHKIDQCLQNFFQRRNLIALRELALREVADNVEEDALELNARNNGSDLDGQYCNIHERVLVCVSTYPNSVQLLRRGARIAGYMNAPLYAAFVEDPDKFLTREESLHVETCEKLCQEFGGTFIRVKNHDIAKAIAEVACKYHVTQIVIGESQRSRWKILLKGSLTQKLVRLLKNVDLHIIATDKKEPL from the coding sequence ATGACAAAAAAAGGTAAGCATAAAATTTTTATAGGTATGGCTCCTGGGGTAGGAAAGACCTATCGGATGCTAGATGAAGGTCATGCTTTAAAGCGAGAAGGAATTGATGTTGTTATTGGATTGCTAGAAACCCACGGAAGGAAAGAAACCGCTCAGAAAGCTGAAGGTTTAGAAATCGTACCACGCCAACAAATTCAGCGTAGTGGTATGACATTAACAGAAATGGATACCGAGGCAATTATCAAGCGATCGCCTCAGTTAGTATTAGTAGACGAACTCGCTCATACAAATGTCCCTGATTCGATCCATGAAAAACGCTATCAGGATGTCGAAGATATTTTAAGAGCGGGAATTGATGTCTACTCTACCGTCAATATTCAACACCTCGAAAGTCTCAACGATCTGGTAGCGCGAATTACTGGAATTGTAGTACGAGAGCGCGTACCCGATCGCCTACTAGACGAAGCAGATGAGGTGGTGGTAGTCGATGTCACGCCAGAAACTTTGGAAGAAAGATTGTTAGAAGGTAAAATTTACGCTTCTCACAAAATCGACCAATGCTTGCAAAACTTTTTCCAACGCCGCAATCTGATCGCTTTGCGCGAACTAGCACTAAGAGAAGTCGCCGATAATGTCGAAGAAGATGCTTTAGAACTGAACGCCCGTAACAACGGAAGTGACCTAGACGGACAGTATTGTAACATTCACGAACGGGTTTTAGTCTGCGTCTCTACTTATCCTAATTCCGTTCAGCTCTTACGCCGAGGCGCGAGAATTGCTGGCTACATGAATGCACCACTATATGCAGCATTCGTGGAAGATCCAGATAAATTCCTCACCAGGGAAGAAAGCCTACACGTCGAGACTTGTGAAAAGTTGTGTCAAGAATTTGGCGGTACATTTATTCGCGTCAAGAATCATGACATTGCCAAAGCGATCGCAGAGGTAGCCTGTAAGTATCATGTCACCCAAATCGTCATTGGAGAAAGTCAAAGATCTCGTTGGAAAATCTTATTGAAAGGCTCCCTAACTCAAAAATTAGTCCGCCTACTAAAAAACGTCGATTTACACATCATCGCTACCGACAAAAAAGAACCACTATAA
- the kdpC gene encoding K(+)-transporting ATPase subunit C: MSVFREIIKGIRLTLVLWILTAVIYPGLILLVGQLPFLQSQANGSLVVNLENQPVGSVLIGQPFTSEKYFQSRPSTVEYSTDKEAAPTGISGASNLAPSNPELLKRIETQAKQLQENGIQPSGDLVYTSGSGLDPHITLDSVAAQLVRVAKARNFSTDEIVPLVNKHTQGRFLGIFGEPGVNVLKLNQELDILEITKGKS, encoded by the coding sequence ATGTCCGTATTTCGAGAAATTATCAAAGGAATTCGTCTGACTCTGGTACTGTGGATATTAACGGCAGTTATTTATCCTGGTTTAATTTTATTAGTTGGACAATTACCATTTTTACAAAGTCAAGCTAATGGTAGTCTCGTAGTAAATTTAGAAAATCAACCTGTAGGTTCGGTTTTAATCGGTCAACCGTTTACCTCTGAAAAGTATTTCCAAAGTCGTCCTAGTACGGTTGAATATAGTACTGACAAAGAAGCTGCACCTACAGGAATATCTGGTGCGAGTAATTTAGCTCCTAGCAATCCAGAATTACTCAAACGAATTGAAACCCAAGCCAAGCAGTTGCAAGAGAACGGTATTCAACCCAGTGGCGATCTGGTTTATACCTCTGGTTCTGGCTTAGACCCTCATATTACACTAGACTCTGTAGCAGCACAGTTAGTACGAGTTGCCAAAGCACGGAATTTTTCAACTGATGAAATTGTACCTTTGGTAAATAAACACACTCAAGGTAGATTTTTAGGAATATTTGGTGAACCTGGAGTTAACGTACTAAAGCTAAATCAAGAATTAGATATTTTAGAAATCACAAAGGGGAAGTCGTAA
- a CDS encoding potassium-transporting ATPase subunit F: protein MKRQTKLNQLPTTNYQLSTTNLSFRHKLPLVIFLVLSLNVILAPIVYAATDGTWQRTQAYALGILGFVTLGLVVYLFDVVFRPERY, encoded by the coding sequence ATGAAACGACAGACAAAATTGAACCAACTACCAACTACCAACTACCAACTATCAACTACTAATCTTTCATTCCGCCACAAACTACCCCTCGTAATTTTCCTAGTTCTATCTCTTAACGTCATCCTCGCTCCAATAGTATATGCAGCAACAGATGGAACGTGGCAACGAACCCAAGCATACGCACTAGGAATATTAGGTTTCGTAACATTGGGACTAGTAGTTTATTTATTTGATGTCGTATTTCGACCGGAGCGATACTAA